The following are encoded in a window of Haloarcula laminariae genomic DNA:
- a CDS encoding mechanosensitive ion channel family protein has protein sequence MQLPGAPGVDIVSVYAQLAEDGATFLAVVALLYAAGRLLVVPGVRWGLERSKFNRTVQSALVSGVHLLAVVGSVIVGASTAGFRGSLAGTTLVAAGITVAVGLAAQDVLGNFVSGAFIVSDPDLNVGDTIEWNGNRGTVVDIDLRVTRVRTLDNERIIVPNSELATTAVTNETVTDPVGISYTFGVDYSVDLDEVQGIIRNVARDLDHVAERPRPTVAVEELTASSVLIIARIWLPVERKNRVPAVRAAFIRNAHEACRAAGIDLSEDSGTELSGEVTVHEAAPDEDPSG, from the coding sequence ATGCAGCTGCCCGGCGCCCCCGGTGTCGATATCGTCTCCGTGTACGCACAGCTCGCCGAGGACGGCGCCACGTTTCTCGCCGTCGTGGCGCTCCTCTATGCGGCCGGTCGCCTGCTGGTCGTCCCCGGCGTCCGCTGGGGGCTTGAGCGCTCCAAGTTCAACCGGACCGTCCAGAGCGCGCTGGTCAGCGGCGTCCACCTGCTGGCCGTCGTGGGAAGCGTCATCGTCGGCGCGAGCACGGCCGGCTTTCGGGGGAGCCTGGCCGGGACGACCCTCGTCGCGGCCGGTATCACCGTCGCCGTCGGGCTGGCCGCACAGGACGTGCTCGGGAACTTCGTCTCCGGCGCGTTCATCGTCAGCGACCCCGACCTCAACGTCGGCGACACCATCGAGTGGAACGGCAACCGGGGGACGGTCGTCGACATCGACCTGCGCGTGACCCGCGTGCGGACGCTGGACAACGAGCGCATCATCGTCCCGAACAGCGAACTGGCGACGACGGCGGTGACCAACGAGACGGTGACCGACCCGGTCGGCATCTCCTACACGTTCGGCGTCGACTACAGCGTGGACCTCGACGAGGTCCAGGGTATCATCCGCAACGTCGCACGCGACCTCGACCACGTCGCCGAGCGGCCCAGACCGACCGTCGCCGTCGAGGAACTGACCGCGAGCTCCGTGCTCATCATTGCGCGCATCTGGCTCCCCGTCGAGCGCAAGAACCGCGTGCCCGCGGTCCGGGCGGCGTTCATCCGGAACGCACACGAGGCCTGCAGGGCCGCCGGTATCGACCTCAGTGAGGACTCGGGGACCGAACTCTCCGGAGAGGTGACGGTCCACGAGGCGGCGCCGGACGAGGACCCGTCAGGGTGA
- the carA gene encoding glutamine-hydrolyzing carbamoyl-phosphate synthase small subunit: protein MADAYVALEGDRVIEARARAPGSTRGEVVFTTAYTGYEESLTDPSYEEQILTFSYPLIGNYGVREERFEDDRVHPRGVVARELTDDVAEWLESEGVPAVDHLDTRDIVTEIRDEGAMKCGIAAGPDATEQDALDELHQCKHMSDHVDIGAQVSVDEVETYNEGGDGSTVALVDCGAKGSIMSSLVERDAVVHVFPYDASEADIEAVDPDLLFISNGPGDPENFEQAGELVETYVGDVPLAGICLGQQVVANALGGETEKMEFGHRGVNQPVRDLRTNQVVMTTQNHGYTVADPGDKLDVTQVNVNDDTPEGLENDDLGIITRQYHPEANPGPHDSLGFFDDVLGMAEE from the coding sequence ATGGCTGACGCATACGTGGCGCTGGAGGGTGACCGTGTCATCGAGGCGCGCGCACGCGCTCCGGGTTCGACACGCGGCGAAGTCGTGTTCACAACCGCCTACACCGGGTACGAGGAGAGCCTGACCGACCCGTCCTACGAGGAGCAGATTCTGACGTTCTCCTACCCGCTCATCGGGAACTACGGCGTCCGGGAGGAGCGCTTCGAGGACGACCGCGTCCACCCCCGCGGCGTCGTCGCCCGCGAGCTGACCGACGACGTGGCCGAGTGGCTCGAATCCGAAGGCGTGCCCGCCGTCGACCACCTCGACACCCGCGACATCGTCACCGAAATCCGCGACGAGGGGGCGATGAAATGCGGCATCGCCGCCGGCCCGGACGCGACCGAGCAGGACGCGCTGGACGAGCTCCACCAGTGCAAGCACATGTCCGACCACGTCGACATCGGTGCGCAGGTCTCCGTCGACGAGGTTGAGACCTACAACGAGGGCGGCGACGGCTCGACCGTCGCGCTGGTCGACTGCGGCGCCAAGGGGTCGATAATGAGCTCGCTGGTCGAGCGCGACGCCGTCGTCCACGTCTTCCCCTACGACGCCAGCGAGGCCGACATCGAGGCCGTCGACCCGGACCTCCTCTTTATCTCGAACGGCCCCGGCGACCCGGAGAACTTCGAGCAGGCCGGCGAACTCGTCGAGACCTACGTCGGGGACGTGCCCCTGGCGGGCATCTGCCTCGGCCAGCAGGTCGTCGCCAACGCCCTGGGCGGCGAGACCGAGAAGATGGAGTTCGGTCACCGCGGCGTCAACCAACCCGTGCGTGACCTCCGTACCAACCAGGTCGTCATGACGACCCAGAACCACGGCTACACGGTCGCCGACCCGGGCGACAAGCTCGACGTGACGCAGGTCAACGTCAACGACGACACGCCGGAGGGTCTGGAGAACGACGACTTGGGCATCATCACGCGCCAGTACCACCCCGAGGCGAACCCCGGGCCCCACGACTCGCTTGGCTTCTTCGACGACGTGCTGGGGATGGCCGAGGAGTAG
- a CDS encoding Lrp/AsnC family transcriptional regulator, with product MDELDREILSILRRDARTPYTEIADQVGTSEGTVRNRVDRLVDDGIIERFTVATRTGNVKSMIEVGVDVNVDTEAVTDHIAEWPAVDFVWQVSGEEDIVVVVDAADTGAVNDLITKARELDDVVSTKTRLILDERVG from the coding sequence ATGGACGAACTGGACAGGGAAATTCTGTCGATACTCCGGCGGGACGCCCGCACGCCCTACACGGAGATCGCGGATCAGGTGGGGACCTCCGAGGGGACGGTGCGCAACCGCGTCGACCGGCTGGTCGACGACGGCATCATCGAGCGGTTCACCGTGGCGACCCGTACCGGCAACGTCAAGTCCATGATAGAGGTCGGCGTCGACGTCAACGTCGACACGGAGGCCGTCACCGACCACATCGCCGAGTGGCCCGCGGTCGATTTCGTCTGGCAGGTCTCCGGCGAGGAGGACATCGTCGTCGTCGTCGACGCGGCCGACACCGGCGCGGTCAACGACCTCATCACGAAGGCCCGGGAGCTGGACGACGTGGTGAGTACGAAGACGAGGTTGATTCTCGACGAACGGGTCGGGTGA
- a CDS encoding thiamine ABC transporter substrate-binding protein, which translates to MKRRTFLSGVGATGAIALAGCSAEPVNQTNTPNQSDNTLTVATYSSFTGDGSAGSWLKSNFESEHDATVEFRTPENGLNQFIQRKSESAPIEADMFLGLNTGELVRADEQLDGQLFATADVEGADSVKSELNFDPDGRVIPYDTGYISLVYDEGEVENPGTFDALLEPDYEDALIAQNAQQSDPGRAFLLWTIHEKGPDSYLDYWRGLSDNGVQILSDWEPAYNAYTNEEAPMVVSYSTDQVYYHGEDVDVSRHQVGFLNDQGYANPEGMAQFADADNAELAREFMSFVLTEEAQSEIAVRNVQFPAVEGVEPGGDFGKYALEPPEPVTFGYDELAGNVDGWIEDWAREIASS; encoded by the coding sequence ATGAAGCGACGAACGTTTCTCTCGGGTGTCGGCGCGACGGGGGCTATAGCGCTGGCGGGTTGTAGCGCCGAACCCGTGAACCAGACGAACACGCCGAACCAGTCGGACAACACGCTCACGGTCGCGACCTACTCCTCCTTTACCGGCGACGGGTCGGCGGGCAGCTGGCTCAAGTCGAACTTCGAATCCGAACACGACGCGACGGTCGAGTTCAGGACGCCCGAGAACGGCCTCAACCAGTTCATCCAGCGCAAGTCGGAGAGCGCGCCCATCGAGGCCGATATGTTCCTCGGGCTGAACACGGGCGAGCTCGTCCGCGCGGACGAGCAGCTGGACGGCCAGCTGTTCGCGACGGCCGACGTCGAGGGCGCCGACTCGGTCAAGTCGGAACTCAACTTCGACCCGGACGGCCGCGTGATTCCCTACGACACCGGCTACATCAGCCTGGTCTACGACGAGGGCGAGGTCGAGAACCCCGGTACCTTCGATGCGCTACTTGAGCCGGACTACGAGGACGCCCTTATCGCCCAGAACGCCCAGCAGTCCGACCCCGGCCGCGCCTTCCTGCTGTGGACCATCCACGAGAAAGGCCCCGACAGCTACCTGGACTACTGGCGTGGTCTCTCGGACAACGGGGTCCAGATACTCTCCGACTGGGAGCCGGCGTACAACGCCTACACGAACGAGGAGGCGCCGATGGTGGTCTCCTACTCCACGGACCAGGTGTACTACCACGGCGAGGACGTGGACGTGTCCCGCCACCAGGTCGGCTTCCTCAACGACCAGGGGTACGCGAACCCCGAGGGGATGGCCCAGTTCGCCGACGCCGACAACGCCGAGCTGGCCCGCGAGTTCATGTCGTTCGTCCTCACCGAGGAGGCACAGTCCGAAATCGCCGTCCGTAACGTCCAGTTCCCGGCTGTCGAGGGCGTCGAGCCCGGCGGGGACTTCGGCAAGTACGCCCTGGAACCGCCAGAGCCCGTCACGTTCGGCTACGACGAACTCGCCGGCAACGTCGACGGCTGGATAGAGGACTGGGCCCGGGAGATAGCGAGCAGCTGA
- a CDS encoding AIR synthase family protein, with translation MSDFGKIDREVFEEVIYPNLGAGRGDVALGPRHGVDFGVLDVGDRAVVVATDPISMLPELGWRRAGRFALEVVLADVAVSGVAPTHLAVSLTLPPSWSDDDLEACWTGFADHAERLGVSIVSGHTARYPGIDTSWVGGATVLGVGDHDDVVRPDGATPGDNIVVTTGPGAEATGLLATLFPERLGLSPETVATAQERVDDIAAVADARAAFEAGGVTAMHDATEGGVAGGLVEMASGAGVRFDIEAERMPLAPGVEAVCEAIDVDPWTVSSAGTLLCAVDPDASAGVVEALRARGTAAAVVGSVTDGDGVFVDGERLSAPDSDPSWAAFERLSGA, from the coding sequence ATGAGCGACTTCGGGAAGATAGACCGCGAGGTCTTCGAGGAGGTCATCTATCCAAACCTGGGCGCGGGCCGCGGGGACGTGGCGCTCGGGCCGCGCCACGGCGTCGACTTCGGCGTGCTGGACGTCGGCGACCGGGCCGTCGTCGTCGCGACCGACCCGATATCGATGCTGCCCGAACTCGGCTGGCGACGGGCCGGCCGGTTCGCGCTGGAGGTCGTCCTGGCCGACGTGGCCGTCTCCGGCGTCGCGCCGACGCATCTCGCCGTCAGCCTGACACTGCCGCCGTCCTGGAGCGACGACGACCTCGAAGCGTGCTGGACCGGGTTCGCGGACCACGCCGAGCGCCTCGGCGTGAGCATCGTCTCCGGGCACACGGCCCGCTATCCAGGCATCGACACCTCGTGGGTCGGCGGGGCCACCGTGTTGGGCGTCGGGGACCACGACGACGTCGTCCGACCGGACGGCGCGACACCGGGCGACAACATCGTCGTGACCACCGGTCCGGGCGCGGAGGCCACGGGCCTGCTCGCCACGCTCTTCCCCGAACGGCTCGGGCTGTCCCCGGAGACCGTCGCGACCGCACAGGAGCGCGTCGACGACATCGCGGCCGTCGCGGACGCCCGGGCCGCCTTCGAGGCCGGCGGTGTCACCGCGATGCACGACGCGACGGAGGGCGGCGTCGCTGGCGGGCTGGTGGAGATGGCCAGCGGCGCGGGGGTGCGGTTCGACATCGAGGCCGAACGGATGCCGCTCGCCCCGGGCGTCGAGGCGGTGTGTGAGGCCATCGACGTCGACCCCTGGACGGTGTCGAGCGCCGGCACGCTGTTGTGCGCCGTCGACCCGGACGCGAGCGCGGGCGTCGTCGAGGCGCTCCGCGCCCGCGGGACGGCCGCCGCGGTGGTGGGCTCGGTGACCGACGGGGACGGCGTCTTCGTCGACGGCGAGCGGCTGTCGGCGCCCGACAGCGACCCCTCGTGGGCCGCCTTCGAGCGGCTCTCGGGGGCGTAG
- a CDS encoding ABC transporter permease translates to MALRDGRLLPVGVAATLAALVAVFYYPVGSVLLSAVYDGAQFTLSPVRSVVGDPFYHELFAFTAYQALLSTVASVVVGLPGAYLLARFEFPGRRFVRSVTILPFVLPSIMVAVGFLAMFGRTGLVNDVLGAAGLGPVELTFTLEIIVLAHAFYNAPLVTRLVTAAWESVDPARVETARTLGASPFRAFYDVILPQLLPALLTASVLTFVFTFMSFPIVLALGGLELATVEVWLFARVQSLALAEAATLGAIETALSLGLIYVYLRFEATQLNARGESRGRARIPLVAGPRSLVDPKRLALFAYAGAALVLFVGPLVSLVVESVTTPGGQFTLGYYEFLLAQQASTAAGTVRPLPAITNSLLFGAGALVLALPMGVVVSVVATRDSRGSRLSEALLTAPLAVSGIVLGLGMLRTLVFGTTLFGYRLTVTGPVAIVAAHAVAAYPFVSRNVTPALGSIDDRLVDAARALGADRTTALLDIELPLVVPALIAGAAFAFAISVGEFDSTVLLAEGVDSATMPVALERYTGNRSLGPNLGPATAMGTVLLAVTTVSFVLIDRVGRGWAQ, encoded by the coding sequence ATGGCGCTCCGGGACGGCCGCCTGCTGCCGGTCGGCGTCGCCGCCACGCTGGCGGCGCTGGTCGCAGTCTTCTACTACCCCGTGGGGAGCGTCCTCCTCAGCGCCGTGTACGACGGCGCGCAGTTCACGCTCTCGCCGGTCCGCTCGGTGGTCGGCGACCCGTTCTACCACGAGCTGTTCGCCTTTACCGCCTACCAGGCGCTGCTCTCGACGGTCGCCAGCGTCGTCGTCGGGCTCCCTGGCGCGTATCTGCTCGCCCGGTTCGAGTTCCCCGGTCGCCGGTTCGTCCGCTCGGTGACCATCCTCCCCTTCGTCCTCCCCTCCATCATGGTCGCCGTCGGCTTCCTGGCGATGTTCGGCCGGACGGGGCTGGTAAACGACGTACTCGGCGCCGCCGGCCTCGGACCGGTCGAGCTGACGTTCACGCTCGAAATCATCGTGCTGGCACACGCCTTCTACAACGCGCCGCTCGTGACGCGGCTGGTGACGGCCGCCTGGGAGTCGGTCGACCCGGCCCGGGTCGAGACCGCGCGCACTCTCGGGGCCTCGCCGTTCCGGGCCTTCTACGACGTGATACTGCCACAGCTGCTCCCGGCGCTGTTGACGGCGTCGGTGCTGACGTTCGTCTTCACGTTCATGTCGTTCCCCATCGTCCTGGCGCTTGGCGGGCTCGAACTCGCGACCGTGGAGGTGTGGCTCTTCGCCCGCGTCCAGAGCCTGGCTCTCGCCGAGGCGGCGACGCTGGGGGCCATCGAGACGGCGCTCTCGCTGGGGCTGATATACGTCTATCTGCGCTTCGAGGCCACGCAGTTGAACGCGCGCGGCGAGTCGCGTGGGCGGGCGCGGATACCGCTCGTCGCCGGCCCGCGGTCCCTGGTCGACCCGAAGCGGCTGGCGCTTTTCGCCTACGCGGGCGCCGCGCTGGTGCTTTTCGTCGGCCCGCTCGTGAGTCTCGTCGTCGAGAGCGTCACGACGCCCGGCGGGCAGTTCACGCTTGGCTACTACGAGTTCCTGCTCGCCCAGCAGGCCTCGACGGCCGCGGGGACGGTCCGCCCGCTGCCGGCGATAACGAACTCGCTGCTGTTCGGCGCCGGGGCGCTCGTGCTGGCGCTCCCGATGGGCGTCGTCGTCTCTGTCGTCGCCACCCGCGACAGCCGCGGCTCCCGACTTTCAGAGGCGCTGTTGACGGCGCCACTGGCCGTCAGCGGCATCGTCCTCGGGCTGGGGATGCTCCGGACGCTCGTCTTCGGGACGACGCTCTTTGGCTACCGCCTCACCGTCACCGGCCCGGTCGCCATCGTCGCCGCCCACGCCGTCGCGGCCTACCCGTTCGTCTCCCGGAACGTCACGCCGGCACTGGGGAGCATCGACGACCGGCTCGTCGACGCCGCCCGCGCGCTCGGGGCCGACCGCACGACTGCGCTGCTTGACATCGAGCTCCCGCTCGTCGTGCCGGCGCTCATCGCGGGGGCGGCCTTCGCCTTCGCCATCAGCGTCGGCGAGTTCGACTCCACGGTGTTGCTGGCCGAAGGGGTCGACAGCGCCACGATGCCGGTCGCGCTGGAACGGTACACCGGCAACCGCTCGCTCGGGCCGAACCTCGGGCCCGCGACGGCGATGGGCACCGTCCTGCTCGCGGTGACGACCGTCAGCTTCGTCCTCATCGACCGCGTCGGCAGGGGGTGGGCCCAGTGA
- a CDS encoding heme ABC transporter ATP-binding protein: protein MTDPQTDRRGDSVPILSAEDISVSLGGTEILSDVSLTAERGSVVGLVGPNGAGKTTTLRTLRATLSPDSGTVRVAGDPIEGLSSKQVSRRVASTPQATTLSFDFTVRQTVEMGRTPHLGRFERADGDDEDAVAAAMERADVARFADRPVTSLSGGERQRVLLARALAQETPVLVLDEPTSSLDINHAVNTLELVAGLAREGKTAVAAIHDLNLAARYCDELVLLADGEVRAAGEPRAVLQSPTLKGAFDAETLVTDQPGADAPLVTALPDRDPVDRTVHVVGTGRQAAAAVARLTAAGATASVGVVPAGDAAAERARELDCEAVTVPPFAGVDDGSRQRATDLARAADAVVLAGDVGDANQPVVAAADRVVAVDGADAPALGSRTTVATVDALPEAVAGLPASPPDANRRVESREQQDR, encoded by the coding sequence ATGACCGACCCACAGACCGACCGCCGGGGCGACTCGGTGCCGATACTCAGCGCCGAGGACATCTCCGTCTCGCTCGGCGGGACAGAGATTCTCTCGGACGTGTCCCTGACCGCCGAGCGCGGCTCGGTCGTCGGCCTCGTGGGGCCCAACGGCGCCGGCAAGACGACCACGCTGCGGACGCTCCGGGCGACGCTCTCGCCCGACAGCGGGACCGTCCGCGTCGCCGGCGACCCAATCGAAGGGCTGTCCTCGAAGCAGGTGAGCCGGCGCGTCGCCAGCACGCCCCAGGCGACGACGCTCTCCTTCGATTTCACCGTCCGCCAGACCGTCGAGATGGGGCGGACCCCCCATCTCGGCCGGTTCGAGCGGGCCGACGGCGACGACGAGGACGCCGTCGCGGCCGCCATGGAACGGGCCGACGTGGCCCGCTTTGCCGACCGGCCGGTCACCTCGCTGTCGGGCGGTGAGCGCCAGCGCGTGTTGCTGGCCCGCGCGCTCGCTCAGGAGACGCCCGTTCTGGTGCTCGACGAACCCACGTCGAGCCTGGACATCAACCACGCCGTCAACACGCTGGAGCTGGTCGCCGGCCTCGCCCGGGAGGGCAAGACCGCCGTCGCGGCCATCCACGACCTCAATCTCGCGGCGCGGTACTGCGACGAGCTCGTCCTGCTGGCCGACGGCGAGGTCCGGGCCGCGGGCGAGCCCCGAGCGGTGTTGCAGTCGCCGACGCTGAAAGGCGCCTTCGACGCCGAGACGCTCGTCACCGACCAGCCGGGCGCCGACGCCCCGCTGGTGACGGCACTGCCCGACCGCGACCCGGTCGACCGGACCGTCCACGTGGTCGGCACGGGGCGACAGGCCGCCGCGGCCGTCGCCCGGTTGACCGCCGCCGGCGCGACCGCCTCGGTGGGCGTCGTCCCGGCCGGCGACGCGGCCGCCGAGCGGGCCCGAGAGCTCGACTGCGAGGCCGTCACCGTCCCGCCGTTCGCCGGCGTCGACGATGGCTCCCGCCAGCGGGCGACCGACCTGGCCCGGGCGGCCGACGCCGTCGTCCTCGCCGGCGATGTCGGCGACGCGAACCAGCCGGTCGTCGCCGCGGCCGACCGGGTCGTCGCCGTCGACGGGGCGGACGCCCCCGCTCTCGGGTCGCGGACGACCGTGGCGACCGTCGACGCGCTGCCCGAGGCCGTCGCCGGACTCCCGGCTTCACCGCCCGACGCGAACCGGCGCGTCGAGTCACGGGAACAGCAAGACCGATAG
- a CDS encoding DEAD/DEAH box helicase: protein MDDTIAWLRDRPYYEGQIVDERTVPGRGATTADCDLDARLADVLADEGITDLYAHQTAAIEAVRGGDNAVLATETASGKSLAYTVPAFERALDRRATTLYVAPQVALINDQTGTLSDLAQGLGFASGVSVAQYTGRQSKSEKEAIRERQPTVLLTTPDMLHYGILPHAHRLWDWFFQRLETVVIDEVHGYRGIFGSHVSLVMRRLARIAERFDSDPEWVCCSATIGNPVDHAATVTGQPESSFALVDEDTSASGPRHWLLWNPPEYDTGEGWGSGRRKSSHVETKRLFVDLVERGLQTVVFAGSRQTAERYAGDSADELRSRGHHDLADGVGAYQAALTNEKRRELESRLQSGDLRGVWSTSALELGVDVGGLDAVLIDGYPGTRMRAFQQAGRAGRGTDPALVALVGGEDQLDQYVLRNPATLFEKPAEQAVTNPENDQLLPDHVLAAAGENWLSPDDDRHFGGTFPDVVADLESAGKLDRRSTDEGVRWTSNGRPHHDMSLRTVDDREVKLVAKGDVIATLPFEDALRDAHPGAIYHHQGRRYEVTDLDLSAGVAELDRTWADYYTRVLHDKTITVEADLRERPLPTREDVPVRFASVTMRKQITGYERRDGSSGEVLGQRPLDLPETSLETKAMYYTVPDDLQSEILAGAYGEADEAAPGGTDAATDGGAAGDFPGAIHAAEHAMISMFPFEYLCDRGDIGGLSTPEHPHTGEPTIFIYDGYPGGIGLNRAAYRDVAPLMQTTLSMLHSCDCESGCPACVQSPHCGNANDPLDKGGAIHLLDGLCSP, encoded by the coding sequence GTGGACGACACTATCGCGTGGCTCCGCGACCGGCCGTACTACGAGGGCCAGATAGTCGACGAGCGGACGGTGCCAGGTCGGGGGGCGACGACCGCCGACTGCGACCTCGACGCGCGGCTCGCCGACGTGCTCGCCGACGAGGGCATCACCGACCTCTACGCCCACCAGACCGCGGCCATCGAGGCGGTTCGCGGCGGCGACAACGCCGTCCTCGCGACAGAGACGGCGAGCGGCAAGAGCCTGGCCTACACCGTCCCCGCCTTCGAGCGGGCGCTGGACCGGCGCGCGACCACGCTCTACGTCGCCCCCCAGGTCGCGCTCATCAACGACCAGACCGGGACGTTATCGGACCTCGCACAGGGGCTGGGTTTTGCCTCCGGCGTCTCGGTCGCCCAGTACACGGGCCGCCAGTCGAAGAGCGAGAAGGAGGCCATCCGCGAGCGCCAGCCGACCGTCCTGCTGACGACGCCGGACATGCTCCACTACGGCATCCTCCCCCACGCCCACCGGCTATGGGACTGGTTCTTCCAGCGCCTGGAGACCGTCGTCATCGACGAGGTCCACGGCTACCGGGGTATCTTCGGGAGCCACGTCTCGCTCGTGATGCGCCGACTCGCCCGCATCGCCGAGCGGTTCGACAGCGACCCCGAGTGGGTCTGTTGCTCCGCCACCATCGGTAACCCCGTCGACCACGCGGCCACCGTCACCGGCCAGCCCGAGAGCTCCTTCGCGCTGGTCGACGAGGACACCTCCGCCAGCGGCCCGCGCCACTGGCTGCTGTGGAACCCGCCCGAGTACGACACCGGGGAGGGGTGGGGGTCCGGCCGCCGCAAGTCCAGCCACGTCGAGACCAAGCGGCTGTTCGTCGACCTCGTCGAGCGGGGCCTGCAAACCGTGGTGTTCGCGGGCTCGCGCCAGACCGCCGAACGCTACGCGGGCGATAGCGCCGACGAACTCCGCTCCCGGGGCCACCACGACCTCGCTGACGGCGTGGGCGCCTATCAGGCCGCGCTGACGAACGAGAAGCGCCGCGAACTCGAATCGCGGCTCCAGTCGGGGGACCTCCGCGGCGTCTGGTCGACCAGCGCGCTGGAACTGGGCGTCGACGTGGGCGGCCTCGACGCCGTCCTCATCGACGGCTACCCCGGCACGCGGATGCGGGCCTTCCAGCAGGCCGGCCGCGCCGGGCGGGGCACCGACCCCGCGCTGGTCGCGCTCGTCGGCGGCGAGGACCAACTCGACCAGTACGTCCTCCGGAACCCGGCGACGCTGTTCGAGAAGCCAGCCGAGCAGGCCGTCACGAACCCCGAGAACGACCAGCTCCTGCCGGACCACGTCCTGGCGGCGGCGGGCGAGAACTGGCTCTCCCCCGACGACGACCGCCACTTCGGGGGGACGTTTCCGGACGTGGTCGCGGACCTCGAATCGGCCGGCAAACTGGATCGCCGGAGCACGGACGAGGGGGTCCGCTGGACCTCCAACGGCCGACCACACCACGACATGAGCCTCCGCACCGTCGACGACCGCGAGGTGAAGCTGGTCGCGAAGGGCGACGTCATCGCGACGCTTCCTTTCGAGGACGCCCTTCGCGACGCCCATCCGGGCGCTATCTACCACCACCAGGGCCGTCGCTACGAGGTGACCGACCTCGACCTCTCGGCCGGCGTCGCCGAGCTCGACCGGACGTGGGCGGACTACTACACGCGCGTGCTCCACGACAAGACCATCACGGTCGAGGCCGACTTGCGCGAGCGGCCGCTGCCGACCCGCGAGGACGTGCCGGTCCGCTTTGCCTCGGTGACGATGCGCAAACAGATCACGGGCTACGAGCGCCGCGACGGCTCCTCGGGCGAGGTGCTGGGACAGCGCCCCCTCGACCTCCCCGAGACCAGCCTGGAGACGAAGGCGATGTACTACACCGTCCCCGACGACCTCCAATCGGAGATTCTGGCGGGGGCGTACGGGGAGGCGGACGAGGCGGCGCCCGGCGGGACCGATGCGGCCACCGACGGGGGCGCGGCGGGCGACTTCCCGGGGGCCATCCACGCCGCCGAACACGCAATGATATCGATGTTCCCATTCGAATACCTCTGTGACCGGGGAGACATCGGCGGGCTCTCAACGCCCGAACACCCCCACACCGGCGAACCGACTATCTTCATCTACGACGGCTACCCCGGCGGTATCGGGCTCAATCGGGCGGCTTACCGCGACGTAGCGCCGCTTATGCAGACGACGCTGTCGATGCTGCACTCCTGTGACTGCGAGTCGGGCTGTCCAGCCTGCGTCCAGTCGCCCCACTGTGGCAACGCCAACGACCCGCTGGACAAGGGCGGCGCGATACACCTGCTCGACGGGCTGTGCTCACCCTGA
- a CDS encoding ABC transporter ATP-binding protein: MTDPGVEVEGIRAEFDGVTALRDVSLSIGEGEFFTLVGPSGCGKTTMLRSIAGLTETAEGRVAIDGRDVTDAPPEARNVGMVFQNYALFPHMSVRENVAYGLRFHDLEVEDDERVAELLDLVDLAGVADRSPDQLSGGQQQRIALARALAPEPDVLLLDEPLSALDAQLRKRLRVQIKTIQRELDITTVYVTHDQAEALALSDRVAVMQNGRVEQVAPPETVYRAPGSRFVAEFVGDNNLFDGTVTADGEGVAVEDATLPLPAGAAVAPGESVTVAVRPEAMTLSEGADGTATTLAATVETVEFLGDAYRVHCRWRGRRIECKSTASEPPSGDVTLGFDAADTQVL; the protein is encoded by the coding sequence GTGACTGACCCCGGCGTCGAAGTCGAGGGGATACGGGCGGAGTTCGACGGCGTGACGGCGCTCCGGGACGTGTCGCTGTCCATCGGCGAGGGGGAGTTTTTCACCCTCGTCGGCCCGTCGGGCTGTGGAAAGACCACGATGCTTCGCTCCATCGCCGGGCTGACCGAGACCGCCGAGGGACGCGTCGCTATCGACGGCCGCGACGTGACCGACGCGCCGCCGGAGGCGCGCAACGTCGGCATGGTGTTCCAGAACTACGCCCTGTTCCCGCACATGAGCGTCCGCGAGAACGTCGCCTACGGCCTGCGCTTTCACGACCTCGAAGTCGAGGACGACGAGCGCGTGGCCGAACTGCTCGACCTCGTCGACCTCGCCGGCGTCGCCGACCGGTCGCCCGACCAGCTCTCGGGCGGGCAGCAACAGCGCATCGCGCTGGCGCGTGCGCTCGCCCCCGAGCCCGACGTGCTCCTGCTGGACGAGCCCCTGTCGGCGCTGGACGCCCAGCTCCGCAAGCGCCTCCGGGTCCAGATAAAGACCATCCAGCGGGAGCTCGACATCACGACCGTCTACGTCACTCACGACCAGGCCGAGGCGCTGGCGCTCAGCGACCGGGTGGCCGTCATGCAGAACGGCCGGGTCGAGCAGGTCGCGCCCCCCGAGACCGTCTACCGGGCGCCCGGTTCGCGCTTCGTCGCTGAGTTCGTCGGGGACAACAACCTCTTCGACGGCACCGTCACCGCCGACGGCGAGGGCGTGGCCGTCGAGGACGCGACGCTCCCGCTGCCGGCCGGCGCCGCCGTGGCGCCCGGGGAGTCGGTGACGGTGGCCGTCCGCCCGGAGGCGATGACGCTGAGCGAGGGGGCGGACGGGACGGCGACGACGCTCGCGGCGACGGTCGAGACCGTCGAGTTCCTCGGCGACGCCTACCGGGTCCACTGCCGCTGGCGGGGCCGGCGCATCGAGTGCAAGTCGACGGCGTCGGAGCCGCCCTCGGGCGATGTCACGCTCGGGTTCGACGCGGCCGACACGCAGGTGCTGTGA